The Orenia marismortui DSM 5156 genome has a window encoding:
- a CDS encoding ABC transporter permease, with product MKLMKYSIIKPYILLTPALIILFGLFLGGVILALAQSFGYFPLLGLNTFTLKYYIEIFTSTEFLDALRYSFYISFVSSFLAVVIGVFLAYQLVRLPKEYKLVRLIYKLPIIVPHIIASLLVFLFFTQSGLIARILYHFGIIKGLESFPQLVFDRWGIGIILVYLWKEIPFVVLVVYTVLNNINNSFEQVAANLGASQQQIFWNIYLPLSLPSIGSSFIIVFAFSFGAFEIPFLLGSTYPKTLPVLAYQSYVSSDLLQRPYAMVIAITLTVICLGLIYIYKKLLDLVLRYK from the coding sequence TTGAAATTAATGAAATATTCAATCATAAAACCATATATCTTATTAACTCCAGCACTGATTATATTATTTGGACTATTCTTAGGAGGGGTGATTTTAGCCTTAGCCCAGAGCTTTGGCTATTTTCCTCTTCTAGGGTTAAATACTTTTACTTTAAAGTATTATATTGAGATATTTACAAGTACGGAGTTTTTAGATGCTTTAAGATATAGTTTTTATATCTCCTTTGTATCATCATTTCTGGCTGTAGTAATTGGTGTCTTTTTGGCTTATCAATTAGTCAGATTACCAAAGGAGTATAAGTTAGTACGTTTGATTTATAAACTACCGATTATTGTTCCTCATATTATAGCTTCATTATTAGTGTTTCTATTTTTTACTCAAAGTGGATTAATAGCTAGGATTTTATATCATTTTGGTATTATTAAAGGCTTAGAAAGTTTTCCTCAATTAGTCTTTGACAGATGGGGAATAGGAATAATTTTAGTCTATTTATGGAAAGAGATTCCTTTTGTTGTCTTGGTTGTTTATACTGTTTTAAATAATATTAATAATTCTTTTGAGCAGGTAGCTGCTAATTTGGGCGCAAGCCAGCAACAGATATTTTGGAATATATACTTACCTTTATCTTTGCCTAGTATAGGTTCATCCTTTATTATTGTCTTTGCTTTCTCTTTTGGTGCCTTTGAGATTCCTTTCTTATTAGGTTCAACCTATCCTAAGACATTGCCAGTGTTGGCATATCAAAGCTATGTTAGCTCAGATTTATTACAACGCCCTTATGCTATGGTAATTGCAATTACCTTGACTGTTATTTGTTTGGGACTTATATATATTTATAAAAAATTATTAGATTTAGTGTTGAGGTATAAATAG
- a CDS encoding TIGR04283 family arsenosugar biosynthesis glycosyltransferase codes for MSLVSVVIPVLNEESTIIETLEHVQGLSGNKEIIVVDGGSEDNTYNLAQNFTAKVCQTTKGRGHQMNVGAELAEGDVILFLHSDSRLEEGAILAIQDAIKDEKIIGGNFSLKIDDNSWVLGFISWTSNLRAKYLKLAFGDQGIFVRREIFAELGGYPEIELMEDWEFSKKMSKRGKLDYLPNKIYTSARRWHKFGIWKTIFLMHKIKLLYILGVSPAKLNQIYRNAR; via the coding sequence ATGAGCTTAGTATCGGTGGTTATCCCAGTACTTAATGAAGAGAGTACTATTATTGAAACTTTAGAGCATGTTCAGGGCTTATCAGGTAATAAAGAGATTATTGTTGTAGATGGAGGAAGTGAAGATAATACCTATAATCTAGCGCAAAATTTTACTGCTAAAGTCTGTCAGACTACTAAGGGAAGAGGTCACCAAATGAATGTAGGTGCTGAGCTTGCTGAAGGTGATGTGATTCTTTTTTTGCATAGTGATTCAAGGTTAGAAGAAGGTGCTATTTTAGCTATTCAAGATGCTATAAAAGATGAGAAGATAATTGGTGGAAATTTTTCTTTGAAGATAGATGATAATTCTTGGGTTTTAGGTTTTATTTCTTGGACCTCTAACTTACGAGCTAAGTATCTGAAGTTAGCCTTTGGTGACCAAGGAATCTTTGTTAGAAGAGAAATATTTGCAGAGCTAGGTGGTTACCCTGAGATAGAGTTGATGGAGGACTGGGAGTTTTCTAAAAAAATGTCTAAAAGAGGTAAGCTAGATTATTTGCCTAATAAAATATATACTTCAGCTAGAAGGTGGCACAAATTCGGAATTTGGAAGACTATCTTTTTAATGCATAAGATCAAGTTGCTTTATATCTTAGGTGTTAGTCCAGCTAAACTGAATCAGATTTATAGAAATGCAAGGTGA
- a CDS encoding ABC transporter substrate-binding protein produces the protein MFKKKVVSLALVITILLLSILGCTSPQAQKQEENVLEQEWKEVIASAKGTEVNFYMWGGSRTINQWVKGYVAKNLKEKYDLTLNMVPMDATDFVNKLLGEKQIGKKEGTIDLLWINGENFKTAMDNELLFGPFADSLPNYNRYMDTDSKQITTDFGFPTKGYEAPYSKAQFIFIYDQNKIEEAPYSFEELIAWIKSHPGKFTYPALPDFTGSAFVRHVIYEVTGGYEQYYNLEDEAEIRKKIRPALEFLADLEPYLWREGETYPSTIAQLDNMFADGEVLMSMGYDPSKATSEIVKGTYPDSARTFVLESGTISNTNFLAIPFNSPNKAGALVVANFLESFEAQLSKYSPENWGALPVFSYDKLNVQEKEELADLDLGVATLSQEVLDKHSVPELPADLVPIIEDEWNKIVGK, from the coding sequence GTGTTTAAAAAGAAGGTAGTATCCTTAGCATTAGTTATTACTATTTTATTATTATCAATTCTTGGCTGTACTTCTCCCCAAGCTCAAAAGCAAGAAGAGAATGTTTTAGAGCAAGAATGGAAAGAAGTTATAGCATCAGCTAAAGGAACAGAGGTTAATTTCTATATGTGGGGTGGAAGTAGAACTATTAACCAATGGGTTAAAGGTTATGTGGCAAAGAATTTGAAGGAGAAGTATGATCTTACTTTAAATATGGTACCAATGGATGCTACAGATTTTGTTAATAAGTTATTAGGAGAAAAGCAGATTGGAAAGAAAGAAGGAACGATTGATTTATTATGGATTAATGGTGAGAACTTTAAGACGGCAATGGATAATGAATTATTATTCGGTCCTTTTGCTGACAGCTTACCTAATTATAATAGATATATGGATACCGATTCTAAGCAGATAACTACTGACTTTGGTTTTCCAACTAAGGGTTATGAAGCACCATATAGTAAAGCACAATTTATCTTTATTTATGATCAGAATAAGATAGAAGAAGCTCCCTATAGTTTTGAAGAATTAATAGCTTGGATTAAATCACATCCAGGTAAATTTACTTATCCTGCTTTGCCAGACTTTACAGGAAGTGCTTTTGTACGCCATGTAATCTATGAAGTCACTGGTGGTTACGAGCAGTATTATAATTTAGAAGATGAAGCAGAAATTAGAAAGAAAATTAGACCTGCTCTTGAATTCTTAGCAGACTTAGAACCATATTTATGGAGAGAAGGAGAGACTTATCCAAGTACTATTGCTCAATTAGATAATATGTTTGCTGATGGTGAAGTGCTAATGAGTATGGGCTATGATCCAAGTAAAGCAACTAGTGAGATTGTTAAAGGGACTTATCCAGATTCAGCTAGAACCTTTGTACTAGAGAGTGGGACTATCTCTAATACTAATTTTCTAGCAATTCCGTTTAACTCACCTAATAAAGCAGGAGCATTAGTAGTGGCTAACTTCTTAGAGAGTTTTGAAGCTCAGCTGTCTAAATATAGTCCAGAAAATTGGGGAGCTTTACCAGTATTCAGTTATGATAAGCTAAATGTTCAAGAGAAAGAAGAATTGGCTGACTTAGATTTAGGTGTAGCTACTTTATCACAAGAGGTTTTAGACAAGCATAGTGTACCAGAGTTACCAGCCGATTTAGTACCGATTATTGAAGATGAATGGAATAAGATTGTAGGAAAGTAA
- a CDS encoding TIGR04282 family arsenosugar biosynthesis glycosyltransferase: MSVGIVLMSRIPIPGKTKTRLQSHLSPQECAELHKAFLKDITKMLTKVSKMRQDVKLYLAYTPSGKESILESLIPKEFNFFAQEGNDLGEKMYNALNYAYEDGNDRQIIMGSDLPALQPNNILKAIDRLLQDDIVLGPSFDGGYYLMGTREAKRFLFDDLVWGKDEVLEATIELIQKESNLQYSLVDQCADIDLYQELLELYQRLLVEGNWELYPKATAKFTKELFGSENKLGGTYLCPVTR; encoded by the coding sequence ATGTCAGTTGGAATTGTTCTAATGAGCCGTATACCTATTCCTGGAAAGACTAAAACTAGATTACAAAGCCACTTATCACCTCAAGAATGTGCAGAACTTCATAAGGCTTTTTTAAAGGATATAACTAAGATGTTGACTAAGGTTAGCAAGATGCGCCAAGATGTTAAGTTATATTTAGCTTATACTCCTTCAGGCAAAGAAAGTATTTTGGAGAGTTTGATACCTAAAGAGTTTAATTTTTTTGCTCAAGAGGGGAATGATTTGGGTGAGAAGATGTATAATGCCTTAAATTATGCTTATGAAGATGGTAATGATCGTCAAATTATCATGGGTAGTGATCTACCAGCTTTACAGCCAAATAATATTTTAAAAGCAATAGATAGATTGTTGCAAGATGATATAGTATTAGGACCTTCTTTTGATGGAGGATACTATCTAATGGGAACTAGAGAAGCAAAAAGATTTCTTTTTGATGACTTGGTGTGGGGGAAAGATGAAGTATTGGAAGCTACAATAGAATTGATTCAAAAAGAAAGTAATCTTCAATATAGCTTAGTTGATCAGTGTGCTGATATTGATCTATATCAAGAGTTATTAGAGTTATATCAGAGGCTATTAGTAGAGGGTAATTGGGAGCTGTATCCTAAGGCTACTGCCAAATTTACCAAAGAACTATTTGGATCAGAGAATAAGTTAG
- a CDS encoding ABC transporter permease — MITTTKVIRTTLIYILLLSLILPLIVLVIWSFTNDWPWPKLFPQSFTLEGWKYFINPVNGAWDALQSSFLIGIGVTLLALLVSIPAAKALGLYDFPGKSLINILVLAPIIIPPLAVTMGIHINFMKYGLTDNVIGVMIVHLIPCIPYSIRILTNVFEAMGDKLELQAKVLGANSWQTFIYVTLPLIYPGIFSAGIMVFIISFSQYLLTFLIGGGQVVTFPMLLFPLVKSGDRMLAAVYSWVFIIAALIFTLIMERLFKQDQNKNQTFYM, encoded by the coding sequence ATGATAACAACTACAAAAGTAATTCGGACTACTCTTATATATATATTATTACTATCTTTAATTTTACCCTTAATAGTGTTAGTAATTTGGTCTTTTACTAATGATTGGCCTTGGCCTAAACTATTTCCCCAATCCTTTACTTTAGAAGGGTGGAAGTATTTTATTAATCCAGTTAATGGGGCTTGGGATGCTTTACAGAGTAGTTTTTTGATTGGAATTGGAGTGACCTTATTAGCTTTGCTAGTGAGTATTCCTGCTGCTAAGGCTTTAGGATTGTATGATTTTCCAGGGAAGAGTTTGATTAATATTTTGGTCTTAGCACCTATTATTATTCCCCCATTAGCAGTGACTATGGGAATTCATATTAATTTTATGAAGTATGGTTTGACTGATAATGTCATTGGGGTAATGATTGTACATTTAATTCCCTGTATCCCTTACTCTATTAGAATTCTAACTAATGTATTTGAGGCAATGGGTGATAAATTAGAGTTACAGGCCAAAGTATTAGGAGCTAATAGTTGGCAGACCTTTATCTATGTAACTTTACCATTAATCTATCCTGGTATCTTTTCGGCAGGGATTATGGTCTTTATTATCTCCTTTAGCCAATATTTATTAACTTTTTTAATTGGTGGAGGACAAGTAGTTACCTTTCCGATGCTACTCTTTCCACTAGTCAAGAGTGGAGATAGAATGTTAGCAGCAGTGTATAGTTGGGTCTTTATTATCGCAGCTTTGATCTTTACTCTGATTATGGAAAGACTATTCAAACAGGATCAGAATAAGAATCAAACTTTTTATATGTAG
- a CDS encoding ABC transporter ATP-binding protein: MAEIELQNLSKSFEDKSVIDSLNLTVNDGELVALLGPSGCGKTTTLNIIAGLLEADNGDLFFDNQSVLDMPTKERGAVLVFQNYLLFPHMSVGQNIAFGLKMRGIDKKTRKQRVSELLELVGLTAYADYSPNDLSGGQKQRVALARALAINPQVLLLDEPFSNLDANLREDMQNFIRNLHLEEEMTTIFVTHDRDEAMLMADQIAVMNQGKIEQYGKAKELYTKPKTRFVSDFFGKANYLKVELEGNNFIFNGVSTLISEKDKLALKLRSGKSIVAMIRPEFIELESMEIEGNKETLEFSGSVVEEHFVGDKIYYQVDIGSDILEVTELPKKSFEVGEEVKVIIALENIWFMEGEG; encoded by the coding sequence ATGGCAGAGATAGAACTACAGAATCTAAGCAAAAGTTTTGAAGATAAATCAGTGATTGATTCATTAAATTTAACTGTTAATGATGGAGAGTTAGTGGCTTTATTAGGACCTTCTGGCTGTGGTAAGACGACTACTTTGAACATTATTGCAGGATTATTAGAGGCAGATAATGGAGATTTATTCTTTGATAATCAGAGTGTACTAGATATGCCTACCAAAGAGCGTGGAGCTGTCTTAGTATTTCAGAATTATCTATTATTCCCCCATATGAGTGTAGGCCAGAATATTGCTTTTGGCTTAAAGATGAGAGGGATTGATAAGAAGACTCGAAAGCAGAGAGTTAGTGAATTGTTAGAATTAGTAGGTTTAACTGCTTATGCTGATTATTCACCCAATGATTTATCAGGGGGGCAGAAGCAACGGGTGGCTTTAGCTAGAGCTTTAGCAATTAACCCGCAGGTATTATTATTAGATGAGCCCTTTTCTAATTTAGATGCTAACTTACGTGAGGATATGCAGAACTTTATTCGGAATTTACACCTAGAAGAAGAGATGACTACTATTTTTGTAACTCATGACCGTGATGAAGCTATGCTGATGGCTGATCAGATTGCTGTAATGAATCAGGGAAAGATCGAACAGTATGGCAAAGCTAAAGAGCTATATACCAAACCTAAAACTAGATTTGTCTCTGATTTCTTTGGAAAAGCCAATTATTTAAAGGTAGAACTAGAAGGTAATAACTTTATCTTTAATGGAGTTTCTACTCTGATTAGTGAAAAGGATAAGCTTGCTCTTAAATTAAGGTCAGGAAAATCAATAGTTGCAATGATTAGACCTGAATTTATTGAACTTGAAAGTATGGAAATAGAGGGAAATAAAGAAACTTTAGAGTTTAGTGGAAGTGTAGTAGAAGAACATTTTGTTGGCGATAAGATTTATTATCAAGTTGATATAGGATCTGATATTTTGGAGGTTACTGAATTACCTAAAAAATCTTTTGAAGTTGGAGAAGAGGTTAAAGTAATCATTGCTCTAGAAAATATTTGGTTTATGGAGGGGGAAGGATGA